From the Coriobacteriia bacterium genome, one window contains:
- the hisS gene encoding histidine--tRNA ligase produces MNARAPKGTADMLPDVARAWEHLQRTAQELFARYGYEPVYTPLFEHTEVFTRGIGEATDIVSKEMYTFLDRGNPPRSLTLRPEGTASVVRAALEHNLTANGAQSKLYYAGPMFRYERPQKGRMRQFWQIGIELLGAAGPTADAEVITVLWRYFEALGIPADTMRLLLNSMGDEHCRPAYRAKVAVHIRDHSADLCEECNRRADTNPLRAFDCKNPGCVAVMAAAPLLRDELCDDCAAHYAAVKSLLDGLGIPYIEEPKLVRGLDYYTRTVFEVQVDAGLGSQNGIGGGGRYDRLMEEYDGPPTPGLGWALGFERTLLAMEAAGVGIPAPARAEVYVARVDESVSAEVFALAQALRDAGVATELDHQQRSLKAQFKQADRLGARFVAVVGPDELASGEFTLRDMGTKEETRVAFGAVAAAVTAALG; encoded by the coding sequence GTGAACGCTCGTGCACCCAAAGGCACCGCCGACATGCTGCCCGACGTGGCGCGTGCCTGGGAACACCTGCAGCGCACCGCCCAGGAGCTGTTCGCGCGGTACGGGTACGAGCCGGTGTACACGCCGCTGTTCGAGCACACCGAGGTCTTCACGCGCGGGATCGGCGAGGCCACCGACATCGTCTCCAAGGAGATGTACACGTTCCTCGACCGCGGTAACCCGCCGCGTTCGCTCACGCTGCGTCCCGAGGGAACCGCGAGCGTGGTGCGCGCGGCGCTCGAGCACAACCTGACGGCCAACGGCGCTCAATCCAAGCTGTACTATGCCGGGCCGATGTTCCGCTACGAGCGACCCCAGAAGGGCCGCATGCGGCAGTTCTGGCAGATCGGCATCGAGCTGCTCGGCGCCGCCGGGCCGACCGCTGACGCCGAGGTCATCACGGTGCTCTGGCGGTACTTCGAGGCACTCGGCATCCCGGCGGACACCATGCGGCTGCTCCTCAACTCCATGGGCGACGAGCACTGCAGGCCGGCGTACCGCGCGAAGGTGGCAGTGCACATCCGCGACCATTCGGCGGACCTGTGCGAGGAGTGCAACCGCCGCGCGGACACGAACCCGCTACGCGCGTTCGACTGCAAGAACCCCGGCTGCGTGGCCGTGATGGCCGCCGCACCGCTGCTGCGAGACGAACTCTGCGACGACTGCGCGGCGCACTACGCGGCCGTGAAGTCGCTTCTCGACGGACTCGGCATCCCGTACATCGAGGAGCCGAAGCTTGTGCGCGGGCTCGACTACTACACGCGCACGGTCTTCGAGGTCCAGGTGGACGCTGGCCTCGGCTCGCAGAACGGCATCGGCGGGGGAGGGCGGTACGACCGCCTCATGGAGGAGTACGACGGGCCTCCGACACCCGGCCTCGGCTGGGCGCTCGGTTTCGAGCGTACGCTGCTTGCCATGGAGGCCGCCGGCGTGGGCATCCCGGCGCCCGCGCGCGCCGAGGTGTACGTGGCGCGGGTGGACGAGAGCGTGTCCGCCGAAGTGTTCGCGCTCGCGCAGGCGCTCCGCGACGCTGGGGTGGCGACCGAGCTCGACCACCAACAGCGCAGTCTGAAGGCGCAGTTCAAGCAGGCGGACCGGCTGGGCGCACGCTTCGTGGCCGTCGTCGGCCCCGACGAACTGGCTTCCGGCGAGTTCACCTTGCGCGATATGGGCACCAAAGAAGAGACACGTGTGGCGTTCGGCGCGGTCGCGGCCGCCGTGACCGCCGCACTCGGCTAA
- a CDS encoding MBL fold metallo-hydrolase, translating into MRVRRLTLGPLDTNCWLIDDGDGGPVLVTDPADEVEAIVSALDDAPVEAIVLTHGHFDHIGAVAELIGLTGAPLLIHEADAASITSAAGSGGALFGFDVSAPAADRTFGDGDTIVAGGVMLTVLHTPGHTPGSVCLFSDGHLLSGDTLFAGSIGRTDFPGGDMIAMRRSIARLASLADETRVYPGHGPETTIGRERRVNPFFPRA; encoded by the coding sequence GTGAGGGTGCGCCGACTCACGCTTGGGCCGCTCGACACCAACTGCTGGCTCATCGATGACGGAGATGGTGGTCCGGTGCTTGTGACCGACCCCGCCGATGAGGTGGAAGCCATCGTCAGTGCGCTCGATGATGCTCCGGTCGAGGCGATCGTGCTCACACACGGACACTTCGACCATATCGGTGCGGTTGCCGAGCTCATTGGGCTTACTGGAGCCCCCCTTCTCATCCATGAGGCCGATGCGGCCTCGATCACGAGCGCGGCGGGTTCGGGCGGCGCGCTCTTCGGATTCGACGTGAGCGCGCCTGCGGCCGACCGGACCTTCGGCGACGGAGACACGATCGTGGCTGGAGGCGTGATGCTCACGGTGCTCCACACGCCCGGGCACACGCCCGGCTCGGTCTGCCTGTTCTCGGATGGCCATCTCCTCAGCGGCGACACGCTCTTCGCCGGCAGTATCGGCCGCACCGACTTCCCCGGTGGCGACATGATCGCAATGCGCCGCTCGATCGCCCGATTGGCGTCGCTTGCCGACGAGACACGTGTCTACCCGGGCCACGGCCCCGAGACGACCATCGGCCGGGAGCGGCGGGTCAACCCGTTCTTCCCGCGCGCATGA
- a CDS encoding bifunctional (p)ppGpp synthetase/guanosine-3',5'-bis(diphosphate) 3'-pyrophosphohydrolase gives MSVTLEGIEAQIRSYNPSADLQGIEEAYNFALEHHAGQMRKSGEPFISHPLEVAMILAGLNLDTATLQAAILHDVVEDSAVSIKEIRELFGDEVAVLVDGVTKLGRIKFSSLAEAQANNMRKMLIAMAKDIRVILIKLADRLHNMRTLAALSEEQRHRKAIETMEIYAPLAHRLGISSIKWELEDLAFYYLEPKKFAQIQKMVAESRDAREAYLHQVIDQLSSELEAIGVESDISGRPKHLYSIYQKMTYRGKDFSEIYDLIALRVIVESVKDVYGALGTVHSIWKPVPGRFKDYVAMPKFNMYQSLHTTVIGPAGRPLEIQIRTEEMHRTAEYGIAAHWRYKEGGRADEAFDERLSWLRQMLEWQTELKDPREFMEALKIDLFEDEVFVFTPKGDVVSLRRGSTPIDFAYMIHTEVGHHCVGAKVNGSIVTLDYELQMGDRVDILTNKSSWPSRDWLNVVRTSSARSKIRSYFSKASREDDLAKGKDELGKVLRKQGMHAGANALGKALDVVARDMNLSEGDDLLAAIGGGKQSPKQVVTKLIKVLAKDEPVPVVEPEVSLPVLQPSRAASRRRSATGVRVKGIDDVLVRLAHCCNPVPGDAIVGFVTRGRGVSVHRADCPNARELVSSSGERILDVEWDTEASSTYQVEILIEALDRTRLLQDVSIALADAGVNVLSAAISTDRQGVAYLKFLFELGHMDQLQRVLSQVRAVDGVFDAQRTMPDSGKRRGGEA, from the coding sequence ATGTCGGTGACGCTCGAAGGCATAGAGGCGCAGATCCGCTCCTACAACCCCTCGGCAGACCTGCAAGGGATCGAGGAGGCGTACAACTTCGCCCTCGAACACCACGCCGGGCAGATGCGCAAGAGCGGTGAGCCGTTCATCAGCCATCCGCTCGAGGTCGCGATGATCCTCGCGGGACTCAACCTCGATACCGCCACGCTCCAGGCCGCGATCCTTCATGACGTGGTGGAGGACAGCGCGGTGAGCATCAAGGAGATCCGCGAGCTGTTCGGCGACGAGGTGGCAGTGCTCGTGGACGGCGTCACCAAACTCGGACGCATCAAGTTCTCATCGCTTGCCGAGGCGCAGGCGAACAACATGCGCAAGATGCTCATCGCGATGGCGAAGGACATCCGCGTCATCCTCATCAAGCTCGCCGACCGGCTGCACAACATGCGCACGCTCGCCGCGCTCTCCGAGGAGCAGCGGCACCGGAAGGCCATCGAGACGATGGAGATCTACGCGCCGCTCGCACACCGCCTCGGCATCAGCTCGATCAAGTGGGAACTCGAGGACCTCGCGTTCTACTACCTCGAGCCGAAGAAGTTCGCGCAGATCCAGAAGATGGTGGCCGAGAGCCGGGACGCGCGCGAGGCGTATCTGCACCAGGTGATCGACCAGCTCTCGAGCGAGCTCGAGGCGATCGGCGTCGAGAGCGACATCTCGGGGCGGCCGAAACACCTGTACAGCATCTACCAGAAGATGACGTACCGCGGTAAGGACTTCTCCGAGATCTACGACCTCATCGCTCTGCGCGTGATCGTGGAGTCGGTCAAGGACGTCTATGGCGCGCTCGGCACGGTGCATTCCATCTGGAAGCCGGTGCCGGGCCGATTCAAAGACTACGTGGCGATGCCGAAGTTCAACATGTACCAGTCGCTGCACACGACCGTCATCGGACCGGCAGGCCGTCCGCTCGAGATCCAGATACGCACCGAGGAGATGCACCGCACAGCCGAGTACGGCATCGCCGCCCACTGGCGCTACAAAGAGGGCGGCCGCGCTGACGAGGCGTTCGACGAGCGGCTCTCGTGGCTGCGCCAGATGCTCGAGTGGCAGACCGAGCTCAAGGATCCGCGCGAGTTCATGGAAGCGCTCAAGATCGACCTGTTCGAGGACGAGGTGTTCGTGTTCACGCCGAAGGGCGATGTGGTGTCGCTCCGCCGCGGTTCCACGCCGATCGACTTCGCGTACATGATCCACACGGAGGTGGGTCACCACTGCGTGGGCGCGAAAGTGAACGGCTCGATCGTCACCCTCGACTACGAACTCCAGATGGGTGACCGCGTCGACATCCTCACCAACAAGAGCTCCTGGCCAAGCCGCGACTGGCTGAACGTGGTGCGCACGTCCTCGGCACGGAGCAAGATCAGGAGCTACTTCTCCAAGGCAAGCCGCGAAGACGACCTCGCGAAGGGCAAGGACGAGCTCGGCAAGGTGCTCCGCAAGCAGGGGATGCATGCGGGGGCGAACGCGCTCGGCAAGGCACTCGACGTGGTGGCGCGTGACATGAACCTCTCCGAGGGAGACGATCTGCTCGCCGCGATCGGCGGCGGCAAGCAGAGCCCCAAGCAAGTCGTCACGAAACTCATCAAGGTGCTGGCCAAAGACGAGCCGGTGCCGGTGGTCGAGCCCGAGGTATCGCTTCCGGTGCTCCAGCCGTCGCGGGCGGCATCGCGCCGCAGGAGCGCCACAGGCGTGCGTGTGAAAGGCATCGACGACGTGCTCGTGCGCCTCGCGCACTGCTGCAATCCCGTGCCTGGCGACGCGATCGTGGGCTTCGTCACGCGCGGCCGTGGCGTGTCGGTTCACAGGGCCGACTGCCCGAACGCACGTGAACTCGTGTCATCGAGCGGCGAGCGGATCCTCGATGTCGAGTGGGACACCGAGGCCTCGAGCACGTATCAGGTCGAGATCCTCATCGAGGCGCTCGACCGGACACGCCTGCTGCAGGACGTCTCGATCGCGCTCGCCGATGCTGGCGTGAACGTGCTGTCGGCAGCCATCTCGACCGACCGGCAGGGCGTTGCCTACCTGAAGTTCCTCTTCGAGCTCGGTCACATGGACCAGCTGCAGCGCGTGCTGAGCCAGGTCCGCGCTGTAGACGGGGTCTTCGACGCGCAGCGCACGATGCCCGACAGCGGCAAGAGGCGGGGTGGCGAGGCGTGA
- the recJ gene encoding single-stranded-DNA-specific exonuclease RecJ, giving the protein MNRTTGACAQSRWDVARADATAVAALAAATGLSGITASILFGRGIDTPEGVRRFLEPSLSRDWVGAFDIPGMPEAADRVAAAVRAGERIVVFGDFDLDGISAAATATLGLRAMGGEAEATVPHRFREGYGLTAASLERLVGLAPDLVITVDCGISNAAEIAALRGHGIDAVVTDHHEPGGGVPQGVPVANPKLAEAGPELSGAGVALALVQAVGERLGHPDVWLELTDLAMLGTVADIVPLVAANRALVADGLARMRRSPRAGLAALAAVAAVATEAIDADRVAYSLAPRLNAAGRMADPEIAVQLLLGSDPAEAETLAHALDEHNRVRQAAESDLYDAAFIEAERTFTPGDRVLVVAGEAWHEGVRGIVASRLTSRFGVPSLVFCIEDGQAQGSGRSIEGIDLHAAIAQMAPMLERYGGHAMAVGLALPAASLDAFRQGLDALLASLPAADFIARLPIDAEVPLDALSRELASELALLGPFGYGNRRPLLAVRGVFMNSRKRVGKAEEHLRFTAYDGVAAVSAIAFRCPDIATLAAADTAVDVAFELDCTEWRGVERVQMLARDFTLHASEPEAPAAALVEDLFEHAEEIIARGEYAGITDAESFHTKLAGVSFEGRQEIVARLQPGTPLRLERQPDNPYDANACALFDPFGDQVGFLNRRLAAVLAPVVDAGVEYDIEVTEVTGGADGTSLGVNVLVARRGALEEADEEARRQALELRAALAALGPAELDEALVRHFIGERALHAAQAEALAHLASGHRTLAVMATGRGKSLIFHVHAAREAIACARASVFVYPLRALVADQAFHLVDAFAAIGCSVATLTGETSPTGRDEAFAALADGSLDVVLTTPEFLDHHAARFAETARVGFVVVDEAHHVGLVRAGHRPAYGRLDRALETLGGPALLAVTATAPDEVAEAIASVLGVTEVVLDATVRDNLRIADGRGTEDRVARIASLASAGEKMIVYVNSRDTSVKLARQLRSRVPRLLHRVAFYNGGMTRESRHAVERAFRTGDITVVVATSAFGEGVNIPNVRHVALYHLPMGEVEFNQLCGRGGRDGDPASVHLLFGPKDAHLNRMILESAAPSRDDLAALYLALKDIAGEGDGTVETTNADLAERVKRRRPKATLNDKGVSTGIGVFRELGLLTSEGYGAYRRLVLLPAPEQKLDLASSVRYAEGLDELDGFEAFRVRALEAPADELLHAFNRPILPTRPPQTES; this is encoded by the coding sequence ATGAACCGTACGACAGGCGCATGCGCTCAGAGCAGGTGGGACGTCGCCCGGGCCGACGCGACCGCCGTTGCCGCGCTGGCCGCCGCGACCGGGCTCTCGGGGATCACCGCATCGATCCTGTTCGGCCGGGGAATCGACACTCCCGAGGGTGTCCGCCGGTTCCTCGAGCCGTCGCTCTCGCGCGACTGGGTGGGCGCGTTCGATATCCCCGGCATGCCCGAGGCAGCAGACCGCGTGGCCGCAGCGGTGCGGGCGGGCGAGCGCATCGTGGTCTTCGGGGATTTCGATCTCGATGGCATCTCGGCAGCCGCAACAGCCACCCTCGGTCTGCGCGCGATGGGCGGTGAGGCCGAGGCCACGGTGCCCCATCGCTTCAGGGAGGGCTACGGTCTCACAGCCGCGTCGCTCGAGCGGCTTGTCGGCCTCGCGCCCGACCTGGTGATCACCGTGGACTGCGGGATCTCCAACGCTGCTGAGATCGCGGCACTCCGGGGGCATGGCATCGACGCCGTCGTGACCGATCACCACGAGCCGGGCGGCGGCGTGCCACAGGGCGTCCCCGTCGCCAACCCCAAACTCGCAGAAGCTGGCCCCGAGCTCTCGGGCGCCGGCGTAGCGCTGGCGCTCGTGCAGGCCGTGGGTGAGCGGCTCGGTCATCCGGACGTCTGGCTCGAGCTGACGGATCTGGCGATGCTCGGGACGGTCGCCGACATCGTTCCGCTCGTGGCGGCGAACCGGGCACTCGTGGCCGACGGGCTCGCGCGTATGAGGCGCTCGCCGCGCGCGGGTCTGGCTGCGCTCGCCGCCGTTGCCGCCGTAGCGACCGAGGCGATCGACGCCGACCGGGTGGCGTACTCGCTCGCACCGCGCCTGAACGCCGCCGGGCGGATGGCCGACCCGGAGATCGCCGTGCAGCTCCTGCTCGGCAGCGACCCGGCCGAGGCCGAGACGCTCGCGCATGCGCTCGACGAGCACAACCGCGTGCGCCAGGCTGCCGAGAGCGACCTTTACGACGCTGCGTTCATCGAGGCGGAGCGCACGTTCACACCCGGCGATCGCGTTCTGGTCGTGGCGGGCGAGGCGTGGCACGAGGGTGTTCGCGGGATCGTGGCATCGCGCCTCACGAGCCGCTTCGGCGTGCCCTCGCTCGTGTTCTGCATCGAGGACGGGCAGGCCCAGGGCTCGGGGAGGAGCATCGAGGGCATCGACCTGCACGCGGCGATCGCGCAGATGGCGCCGATGCTCGAGCGCTATGGCGGACATGCGATGGCGGTCGGCCTGGCGCTTCCTGCTGCCTCGCTCGATGCATTCCGGCAGGGACTCGACGCGCTGCTGGCCTCGCTTCCGGCCGCAGATTTCATCGCGCGGCTTCCGATCGATGCCGAGGTCCCGCTCGACGCGCTCTCGCGCGAACTCGCAAGCGAGCTCGCGCTGCTCGGCCCGTTCGGCTACGGGAATCGGCGGCCGCTTCTAGCCGTGCGCGGCGTCTTCATGAACAGCCGGAAGCGGGTAGGAAAGGCCGAGGAGCACCTCCGCTTCACGGCGTACGACGGTGTGGCCGCAGTCTCTGCCATAGCGTTTCGCTGTCCCGACATCGCGACGCTTGCGGCCGCCGACACGGCCGTGGACGTGGCCTTCGAGCTCGACTGCACCGAGTGGCGCGGCGTCGAGCGCGTGCAGATGCTCGCGCGCGACTTCACGCTGCACGCGAGCGAACCGGAGGCCCCGGCCGCGGCGCTCGTCGAGGACCTCTTCGAGCACGCCGAGGAGATCATCGCCCGCGGCGAGTACGCGGGCATCACCGACGCCGAGTCGTTCCACACGAAGCTCGCCGGCGTGAGCTTCGAGGGACGGCAGGAGATCGTGGCTCGATTGCAGCCGGGGACGCCGCTGCGCCTCGAGCGGCAGCCGGACAACCCGTACGATGCCAACGCGTGCGCGCTGTTCGACCCGTTCGGCGATCAGGTGGGGTTCCTCAACCGCCGTCTTGCTGCAGTGCTCGCTCCAGTTGTGGATGCCGGCGTCGAGTACGACATCGAGGTCACCGAGGTGACCGGCGGAGCCGACGGCACCTCGCTCGGCGTGAACGTGCTCGTCGCGAGGCGCGGGGCGCTTGAGGAGGCCGACGAGGAGGCACGCCGGCAAGCGCTCGAACTGCGTGCGGCGCTCGCGGCGCTCGGCCCTGCCGAACTCGACGAGGCGCTCGTGCGGCACTTCATCGGCGAGCGAGCGCTCCACGCCGCCCAGGCCGAGGCTCTCGCGCACCTGGCGTCGGGTCACCGCACGCTCGCGGTGATGGCGACCGGGCGCGGCAAGTCACTCATCTTCCATGTGCATGCTGCGCGGGAGGCTATCGCGTGCGCCCGGGCATCTGTCTTCGTCTACCCGCTCAGGGCGCTCGTGGCCGATCAGGCGTTCCATCTCGTCGACGCGTTCGCCGCGATCGGCTGCTCCGTGGCCACACTGACAGGCGAGACATCTCCTACGGGCCGCGACGAGGCATTCGCCGCGCTCGCCGACGGCTCGCTCGACGTGGTGCTCACCACGCCGGAGTTCCTCGACCATCACGCGGCGCGCTTCGCCGAGACGGCTCGCGTCGGGTTCGTGGTGGTCGACGAGGCACACCACGTCGGACTGGTGCGTGCGGGGCACCGGCCCGCGTACGGGCGTCTCGACCGTGCGCTCGAAACGCTGGGCGGTCCGGCGCTTCTCGCGGTCACCGCGACGGCGCCGGATGAGGTCGCCGAGGCGATCGCGTCGGTCCTCGGCGTGACCGAGGTGGTGCTCGACGCAACGGTGCGCGACAACCTGCGGATCGCCGACGGGCGGGGGACCGAGGACCGGGTGGCGCGGATCGCGTCGCTCGCGTCGGCGGGCGAGAAGATGATCGTGTACGTGAATAGCCGCGACACGTCGGTCAAGCTCGCGCGGCAGCTGCGCTCGCGGGTTCCCCGGCTGCTGCACCGGGTGGCGTTCTACAACGGCGGGATGACGCGCGAATCGCGCCACGCGGTCGAGCGTGCGTTTCGTACCGGCGACATCACCGTCGTGGTCGCGACGAGCGCCTTCGGCGAGGGAGTGAACATCCCGAACGTGCGGCACGTAGCGCTCTACCATCTGCCGATGGGGGAGGTCGAGTTCAACCAGCTGTGCGGCCGTGGCGGACGCGACGGCGATCCCGCATCCGTGCATCTGCTCTTCGGCCCCAAAGACGCGCACCTGAACCGGATGATCCTCGAGTCGGCAGCTCCTTCGCGCGATGATCTTGCGGCGCTCTACCTGGCGCTGAAGGACATCGCGGGCGAGGGCGACGGCACGGTCGAGACCACGAACGCGGACCTCGCCGAGCGCGTGAAGCGTAGGCGCCCGAAGGCGACGTTGAACGACAAGGGCGTTTCCACCGGCATCGGCGTGTTCCGGGAGCTCGGGCTGCTCACAAGCGAAGGATACGGCGCCTATCGGCGGCTAGTGCTGCTGCCCGCGCCGGAACAGAAGCTCGATCTGGCGAGTTCCGTGCGGTATGCCGAAGGCCTGGACGAGCTCGACGGCTTCGAAGCGTTCCGCGTCCGCGCCCTCGAGGCGCCGGCGGATGAGTTGCTGCACGCGTTCAATCGTCCTATCCTGCCCACACGACCCCCGCAGACCGAATCGTGA
- the secF gene encoding protein translocase subunit SecF, which produces MARRGIDFMGKRNIFFAVSVALVVIAVAALLIKGLTLGIEFQGGTVMTLAQAEGVDTEAVRDALETAGVPDSANAVIQPTDDGGFIVRTAESDTGAAQEAFSVILDELGLPAQDVNVTTIGPGWGANVTNAAVLALIVSLIAILAYVSLRFEYKMSVSAVLALFHDALIVLGIYALAGREITPNTIAALLTIVGYSLYDTIVVFHRIRENAAGLSKRSFMDMTNDSINQMLMRWINTGLVQVIPVLALLFFGGETLRDFAFAMAIGLIAGAYSSVGLASPLYAVWKEREPKFQALKKKYQAQEAK; this is translated from the coding sequence GTGGCTAGGCGCGGCATCGACTTCATGGGCAAGCGCAACATCTTCTTCGCAGTGTCTGTGGCGCTCGTGGTCATCGCGGTGGCCGCGCTGCTCATCAAGGGTCTCACCCTCGGCATCGAGTTCCAGGGCGGCACCGTCATGACGCTCGCCCAGGCCGAGGGCGTGGATACCGAGGCCGTGCGCGATGCGCTCGAGACCGCGGGCGTGCCAGACTCGGCCAACGCCGTCATTCAGCCCACCGATGACGGCGGGTTCATCGTGCGCACCGCCGAGTCCGACACGGGCGCTGCACAGGAGGCGTTCTCGGTCATCCTGGACGAGCTGGGCCTCCCTGCGCAGGACGTCAACGTCACGACGATCGGCCCGGGCTGGGGCGCGAACGTCACCAACGCCGCTGTGCTGGCGCTCATCGTGTCGCTCATCGCGATCCTTGCGTACGTCTCGCTCCGCTTCGAGTACAAGATGTCCGTGTCTGCGGTGCTCGCGCTGTTCCACGACGCGCTCATCGTGCTCGGCATCTACGCGCTGGCCGGTCGCGAGATAACACCGAACACGATCGCGGCGCTGCTGACGATCGTCGGCTACTCGCTGTACGACACGATCGTGGTGTTCCACCGCATCCGCGAGAACGCGGCCGGTCTCTCGAAGCGCAGCTTCATGGACATGACGAACGACTCGATCAACCAGATGCTGATGCGCTGGATCAACACCGGTCTCGTGCAGGTGATCCCGGTACTCGCGCTGCTGTTCTTCGGCGGTGAGACGCTCCGGGACTTCGCGTTCGCCATGGCCATCGGTCTGATCGCCGGCGCCTACTCTTCCGTCGGCCTGGCGAGCCCGCTCTACGCGGTGTGGAAGGAGCGCGAGCCGAAGTTCCAGGCGCTCAAGAAGAAGTACCAGGCGCAAGAGGCCAAGTAG
- the secD gene encoding protein translocase subunit SecD, producing the protein MESRSRNIIALVVIAVLAAVSLWQVWPPSEKITQGLDIKGGLSVILSAEPLSGQTMSEDTMQRVEDILVERVNGFGVSEATVQRQGQTAFLIQLPGVDNAQEALKLLGEPGKLEFIDFSSITDTATAGLILQQLEARSSTEPTATLPKLTDEPYVGTYEAFMTGEVITDAQISTDQYGNPSVSVTMSKTGVEKWAEVTTRLSASQGQVVIVLDGIAKSAPAVQEPILTGDTEISGTFTVDEAKALSAVLQSGAMPADIEIDESRVVGPTLGQDSLNQGLLAGLIGLAFVAAFMALYYRGLGVLSWVSLALYGVIFGGVLAVLSSLNIFSMTLPGIAGIILTIGVAADTSILIFERLKEEVEAGKTYRSAAKSGVRHAIATSIDADVVTLVSALALWFLAIGPVKGFAFTLILGIIIDLVVAILFTGPVVRMLAEGLMTKTPALFGVKGGGQRG; encoded by the coding sequence ATGGAGTCCAGATCTCGCAACATCATCGCGCTGGTGGTCATCGCCGTGCTTGCAGCCGTTTCGCTGTGGCAGGTGTGGCCGCCCTCCGAGAAGATCACCCAGGGTCTCGACATCAAAGGAGGCCTGTCGGTCATCCTGTCGGCTGAGCCTCTGTCGGGCCAGACCATGTCGGAAGACACCATGCAGCGCGTAGAGGACATCCTCGTCGAGCGCGTGAACGGTTTCGGCGTCAGTGAGGCGACCGTGCAGCGTCAGGGCCAGACTGCATTCCTGATCCAGCTGCCCGGCGTCGACAACGCGCAGGAGGCGCTCAAGCTCCTCGGCGAGCCCGGCAAGCTCGAGTTCATCGACTTCTCGAGCATCACCGACACCGCCACGGCGGGGCTCATCCTCCAGCAGCTTGAGGCGCGCTCGTCCACCGAGCCGACGGCGACTCTGCCGAAGCTTACCGACGAGCCCTACGTGGGCACGTACGAGGCGTTCATGACCGGTGAGGTCATCACCGATGCGCAGATCTCGACGGACCAGTACGGCAACCCCTCGGTGAGCGTCACGATGAGCAAGACCGGCGTTGAGAAGTGGGCCGAGGTGACAACCCGGCTGTCCGCGAGCCAGGGCCAGGTCGTGATTGTTCTGGATGGCATTGCCAAGTCGGCTCCCGCCGTGCAGGAGCCGATCCTCACTGGCGATACCGAGATCAGCGGCACATTCACGGTCGATGAGGCCAAGGCGCTGTCAGCGGTCCTCCAGTCCGGCGCCATGCCCGCCGATATCGAGATCGACGAGTCGCGCGTGGTCGGTCCGACGCTCGGCCAGGACTCGCTCAACCAGGGCCTGCTGGCCGGACTCATCGGTCTCGCGTTCGTTGCGGCGTTCATGGCGCTCTACTACCGCGGTCTCGGCGTCCTGTCGTGGGTCTCGCTCGCGCTTTACGGGGTCATCTTCGGCGGGGTGCTTGCCGTTCTTTCCTCGCTCAACATCTTCTCGATGACGCTTCCCGGCATCGCCGGTATCATCCTCACCATCGGTGTCGCGGCAGACACCTCGATCCTCATCTTCGAGCGCCTGAAGGAGGAGGTCGAGGCGGGCAAGACGTACCGCAGCGCCGCCAAGTCGGGCGTTCGGCACGCGATCGCGACCTCCATCGACGCCGACGTGGTGACGCTGGTCTCCGCGCTCGCCCTGTGGTTCCTCGCGATCGGCCCGGTCAAGGGCTTCGCCTTCACGCTCATCCTGGGCATCATCATCGACCTCGTGGTGGCGATCCTGTTCACCGGACCGGTGGTGCGCATGCTCGCCGAAGGGCTGATGACCAAGACGCCCGCTCTCTTCGGCGTGAAGGGCGGTGGTCAGCGTGGCTAG
- the yajC gene encoding preprotein translocase subunit YajC, producing the protein MEQYGQLLSLAVIALAFYLLLIRPQQKRNKDHQALMASLAVGDRVATIGGVYGTVRTLDEGRVGVEVAPNVVIEFDRAAVAKKLEPEVPSLD; encoded by the coding sequence ATGGAGCAGTACGGACAGTTGCTTTCGCTCGCGGTGATCGCGCTCGCCTTCTACCTGCTGCTGATACGACCGCAGCAGAAGCGCAACAAAGATCACCAGGCGCTGATGGCGTCTCTGGCGGTTGGCGACCGGGTCGCCACCATCGGCGGCGTCTATGGCACCGTTCGGACGTTGGATGAAGGTCGCGTGGGCGTGGAGGTAGCACCGAACGTGGTCATCGAGTTCGACCGCGCGGCCGTGGCCAAGAAGCTCGAGCCCGAGGTGCCGTCGCTCGATTAG